From one Colletotrichum destructivum chromosome 3, complete sequence genomic stretch:
- a CDS encoding Putative carbohydrate-binding WSC, with protein sequence MRSIAVIALMGQVVLGQQFTNSSTSSTTSSTSTTFSTSRTTTTTLITTTDSTITDDGSLTFGPDPPTTTDTTTTVTSTTLSTTTTSGSSSASSTSTVTPNPANVGGYSLLGCYGSPTSFPGFALTLSAESMTIDRCIAACSPISKRYAGLFGNDCFCGDVIDDVNEPNRPEAECNFPCPGNPRQRCGGRSIAILKNKRQILPTDVRFTIYVSGSAIISVSGTVTVTVSTGTGIIGTATAITPTPSPNPCFNGKCFGVPCFGLDCYKKFVAYGDFCGYDFPCFGPDCRKRLVWEHGVWRPDACNGWDCGRKVKCVSGKCKIVVKGSDWDKEKITCYGNICKVEKCDGDECNKKYVCKDKSCVFETCPKEEGNKKWECESDKCKVVKPCEDDCPEPAPPGPLAPGATSVQPPAGPDATAVPTSGDDAEATAVPTSGGDDDGDASVLPVPTDGDEDATALPTPTDDETATGPAPTGPQPTDGSGAGSGAGSGGSGPDGPSAPTASGTGRPPVVVVAAGSNKFVASFGALAFSVIAAAILL encoded by the coding sequence ATGCGCAGCATCGCAGTTATCGCCCTCATGggccaggtcgtcctcggccaacAGTTCACCAactcgtcgacctcgtccaccacgtcctcgacctccaccacgttctcgacctcgcggaCCACCACGACGACCTTGATCACGACCACGGACTCGACCATTACCGATGACGGGTCCCTGACCTTCGGCCCTGACCCTCCCACGACGACGGATACGACTACGACCGTGACATCTACGACCCTgtcaaccaccaccaccagcgggtccagctcggcctcgtccacctccaCGGTCACTCCCAACCCGGCCAACGTCGGCGGCTACAGCCTCCTCGGCTGCTACGGTTCCCCTACCAGCTTCCCGGGCTTCGCCCTGACCTTGTCGGCCGAGTCCATGACCATTGACCGCTGTATCGCCGCCTGCAGCCCTATCAGCAAGCGCTACGCCGGTCTCTTCGGCAACGACTGCTTCTGCGGTGATGTAATCGACGATGTCAACGAGCCCAACAGACCCGAGGCGGAGTGCAACTTCCCTTGCCCCGGCAACCCCAGACAGCGCTGCGGTGGACGTTCCATTGCCATCCTCAAGAACAAGCGCCAGATCCTCCCGACCGACGTCCGCTTCACCATCTACGTCAGCGGTAGCGCTATCATCTCCGTGTCCGGaaccgtcaccgtcaccgtaTCCACCGGTACCGGCATCATCGGAACTGCCACCGCTATCACCCctaccccctcccccaacccTTGCTTCAACGGCAAGTGCTTCGGCGTGCCGTGCTTCGGCTTGGACTGCTACAAGAAGTTCGTCGCCTACGGTGACTTCTGCGGCTACGACTTCCCTTGCTTCGGCCCCGACTGCAGGAAGCGCCTGGTGTGGGAGCACGGTGTCTGGCGCCCCGATGCATGCAACGGATGGGACTGTGGCCGCAAGGTCAAGTGCGTCTCTGGCAAGTGCAAGATCGTTGTCAAGGGCTCCGACTgggacaaggagaagatcaCCTGCTACGGCAACATCTGCAAGGTCGAGAAGTGCGACGGTGATGAGTGCAACAAGAAGTACGTCTGCAAGGACAAGTCTTGCGTTTTCGAGACCTGCCCCAAGGAGGAAGGCAACAAGAAGTGGGAGTGCGAGAGCGACAAGTGCAAGGTCGTCAAGCCCTGTGAGGACGACTGCCCCGAGCCCGCCCCTCCTGGCCCTCTCGCCCCCGGCGCCACCTCTGTTCAGCCGCCTGCCGGCCCCGACGCCACTGCCGTGCCCACTTCTGGTGACGACGCTGAAGCCACTGCTGTGCCTACCTCtggtggcgacgacgacggcgatgccagtgtcctccccgtccctaccgacggcgacgaggatgccaCTGCCCTGCCCACTCCtaccgacgacgagactGCTACGGGCCCCGCTCCCACTGGCCCCCAGCCTACTGATGGTTCTGGAGCTGGTTCCGGAGCTGGTTCCGGAGGTTCCGGACCCGATGGTCCTTCGGCCCCAACCGCTTCCGGCACCGGGCGCCCTcccgtcgttgttgtcgccGCTGGATCCAACAAGTTTGTCGCCAGCTTCGGCGCTCTCGCCTTCAGCGTCATCGCCGCTGCCATCCTCTTGTAA
- a CDS encoding Putative large ribosomal subunit protein mL57 yields the protein MAANGSRSAYGLTRHAVRQCQSAANPRVASASPFQYLSSRTFATTSPRTDAESKIEEISRRTEEAERPDETRQRPRWSYTPEAMKAPFSPHITKNPARSVWSVNTDPKKLDEMYIKFLGRDGDKMLPEEVKWLAVTHKSFDQGRRGFNDKLAYLGRQAVVLESTRSIVTSSTAKDGAVVPDEHGRKPFDHPVLASIDNLNVELPQTVVTKEKVEELAMAAGIDKVLRWKPAKPENLAGSGQQIVLNSAVFAIVGAITLQHGAAVAGRVIRERILRPLSLRQ from the exons ATGGCAGCTAACGGCTCCCGGTCAGCATACGGCCTCACGAGGCATGCCGTTCGGCAATGTCAATCGGCGGCGAATCCCCGAGTAGCTTCCGCCTCTCCTTTCCAGTACCTGTCCTCCCGAACCTTTGCGACGACCAGCCCCCGGACAGATGCCGAGAGCAAGATCGAAGAGATCTCTAGAAGAACCGAGGAGGCTGAACGGCCCGACGAGACGAGGCAGCGCCCGAGATGGTCCTACACACCCGAGGCCATGAAGGCGCCTTTCTCGCCTCACATCACCAAGAATCCGGCGCGCAGCGTCTGGTCCGTCAACACCGACCCTAAAAAGCTCGACGAGATGTACATCAAGTTCCTGGGCCGCGACGGAGACAAGATGCTGCCGGAAGAGGTCAAGTGGCTGGCCGTTACGCACAAGAGTTTCGACCAGGGCCGTCGCGGTTTCAACGATAAGCTGGCGTACTTGG GCCGTCAAGCAGTTGTTCTCGAGTCTACACGAAGCATAGTGACGTCGTCTACGGCAAaggatggcgccgtcgtcccaGACGAACACGGCCGCAAGCCTTTTGATCATCCGGTTCTTGCGAGCATCGATAACCTTAACGTCGAGCTGCCGCAGACTGTCGTCACCAAGGAAAAGGTCGAGGAACTGGCGATGGCCGCTGGCATCGACAAGGTTTTGCGGTGGAAGCCGGCAAAG CCCGAAAACCTCGCAGGATCAGGCCAGCAGATTGTGCTCAACTCGGCCGTGTTTGCGATCGTGGGAGCCATTACGctccagcacggcgccgCGGTGGCAGGCAGAGTTATTAGGGAGAGAATACTGAGGCCGCTCTCGCTCAGGCAATaa
- a CDS encoding Putative GroES-like superfamily, polyketide synthase, enoylreductase domain, trans-enoyl reductase: MKEAIIHKGPRVEIIDSPIPVPGPGQVLIRVVVAGSNPKDIKTTFWLPPANTGDDVAGYIESVGEGVVEFRRNDRVAAFHEMFTPHGAFAEYAIAWAYTTFLLPESTSFEEAATIPLASLTAALGLYGDLRLPYPWTTPTDEDYSDSGPLVVYGAGTAVGAFAVQFASKGGVHPIICVAGQSKQHVETLLDRSKGDVVIDYRDGLEAVQDGIRKALNGKELLHVFDAVADHGSDKIIGPLIHPEKGRLTMTLLKQGVKGPKEPGVVFPEAYVAPPLEGLADGVDAYWMGVGSIHNASKHFGYIMSRYISLGLQEQWFKPHPHVLIPGGLNGVGIGLTKLLEGRAHGEKYVYRVVDTES; this comes from the exons ATGAAAGAAGCCATCATTCACAAAG GACCCCGTGTCGAAATCATCGACAGCCCTATTCCTGTCCCCGGCCCTGGACAGGTTCTCATCCGAGTTGTTGTCGCGGGCTCCAACCCAAAAGATATCAAAACCACTTTTTGGTTGCCACCCGCCAATACGGGCGACGATGTTGCCGGCTACATCGAGTCCGTCGGAGAGGGTGTCGTAGAGTTCCGACGCAACGACCGAGTCGCCGCCTTCCACGAGATGTTTACCCCTCATGGAGCCTTCGCCGAGTACGCCATCGCGTGGGCGTACACGACCTTCCTATTGCCGGAGAGCACATcgttcgaggaggcggccacGATCCCTCTGGCgagcttgacggcggcgcttgGGCTATACGGCGATCTGCGACTTCCTTACCCCTGGACGACCCCGACAGACGAGGACTATTCAGACTCGGGACCATTGGTCGTCTATGGCGCTGGGACTGCGGTCGGGGCCTTTGCCGTGCAGTTCGCCAGCAAAGGGGGGGTGCATCCGATCATCTGCGTGGCGGGTCAGTCCAAGCAACATGTCGAAACCCTCCTCGATCGCAGCAAGGGCGACGTTGTTATCGACTATCGAGACGGGTTGGAGGCTGTCCAAGATGGAATTAGGAAGGCTCTCAATGGAAAGGAGCTCCTACATGTGTTCGATGCCGTGGCTGATCACGGAAGTGACAAGATCATCGGACCGCTCATCCACCCTGAAAAGGGGAGGCTTACGATGACTCTGCTCAAACAAGGCGTCAAGGGGCCCAAGGAACCAGGCGTAGTGTTCCCAGAAGCATACGTTGCGCCACCATTGGAGGGTTTagccgatggcgtcgacgctTATTGGATGGGCGTTGGCTCCATTCACAATGCCTCGAAGCACTTTGGGTACATCATGTCCCGGTACATTTCGCTTGGCCTTCAGGAACAGTGGTTCAAGCCCCATCCGCATGTTCTGATTCCCGGCGGCTTGAATGGAGTTGGCATTGGACTGACTAAACTCCTGGAAGGGCGCGCCCATGGCGAAAAGTATGTATATCGGGTCGTTGATACCGAGTCTTAA
- a CDS encoding Putative 2EXR domain-containing protein, with the protein MESTSGVGEAGSPASQSHQPMGLFLQSTHQSPRMQGEDAYDGDVFEAEHPHGAAFTTNTHVSSATRKKAPSPWRSLEGCEGFDVRTWVAAPASLPTTTTTTTTTRTLAPPFAKSDFGSKDNGNHSSRSFSDLPYELRSRIWRMHLERPRIVIIRGVVDGSGVEVSGNELGNVACNAHWYCENRSPVLFRVCAESRREALSFFRIHLPMRSSEPDTHGYPYLNQRNPAWDRIYINPDWDLVLYQGASGTLTMPILASDLLAYDPLGEGVVHYGSNDWPKSIWHVNPDPGFGMATLDESFAFLKSFFLCTRSTSDMARPLGEGYVHAVVGEVGRAGMRDFGLHAVDWTPASRLVVRTPNNSMIRKALIFGKGVEQSIVNNLVTVEMTTRVEKPLAESLCSTTDGWVIRLAWQPPDRSISHVMHLTTGMVRPPDEVGCGNTSSASG; encoded by the coding sequence ATGGAGTCGACGTCCGGGGTTGGTGAGGCTGGAAGCCCCGCTTCGCAGTCCCATCAGCCGATGGGTTTGTTCCTTCAGTCAACCCACCAGTCTCCCCGTATGCAAGGCGAAGATGCTTATGACGGGGACGTGTTTGAGGCCGAGCACCCACATGGGGCTGCCTTTACAACGAACACCCATGTTAGCTCCGCCACGCGGAAAAAGGCCCCGAGTCCCTGGAGATCCCTGGAGGGTTGTGAAGGTTTTGACGTGCGCACTTGGGTCGCCGCCCCGGCAAGCCtcccgacaacgacgacgacgacgacgacgacgagaacacTCGCGCCGCCGTTCGCCAAAAGTGATTTCGGTAGTAAAGACAATGGCAACCACAGCTCTCGCAGCTTCTCAGACCTGCCCTACGAGCTGCGCTCCAGGATATGGCGCATGCATCTCGAACGCCCCCGCATTGTCATCATCAGGGGCGTCGTGGACGGCTCGGGCGTCGAGGTGTCCGGCAACGAGCTGGGCAACGTCGCCTGCAACGCCCACTGGTACTGCGAGAACAGGAGCCCGGTTCTCTTTCGCGTGTGCGCCGAGTCACGCCGCGAAGCGCTGTCCTTCTTCAGAATTCATCTGCCCATGAGGTCATCAGAGCCCGACACCCACGGCTATCCTTATCTGAATCAGCGAAACCCGGCCTGGGACCGGATCTACATCAACCCTGACTGGGACCTCGTCCTGTACCAGGGCGCCTCCGGCACCCTGACAATGCCCATCCTTGCCAGCGACCTGCTCGCCTACGACCCCTTGGGCGAGGGGGTTGTTCACTACGGCTCCAACGACTGGCCCAAGAGCATCTGGCACGTCAATCCGGACCCCGGCTTTGGCATGGCCACCCTGGATGAGTCGTTTGCCTTTCTCAAAAGCTTCTTCTTGTGCACCCGATCCACGTCAGACATGGCCCGTCCGCTGGGAGAGGGCTACGTGCACGCCGTGGTGGGCGAGGTCGGCCGCGCTGGCATGCGTGACTTTGGCCTGCACGCCGTCGACTGGACGCCGGCTTCGCGTCTCGTCGTGCGCACTCCCAACAATAGCATGATCCGCAAGGCCCTGATCTTTGGCAAGGGAGTCGAGCAGTCCATCGTGAACAACCTCGTCACGGTCGAGATGACAACCCGCGTCGAAAAGCCATTGGCCGAGAGTCtctgctcgacgacggacggcTGGGTCATTAGGCTGGCCTGGCAGCCGCCGGACCGCAGCATCTCCCATGTCATGCACCTGACCACGGGCATGGTGCGGCCACCAGACGAGGTGGGATGTGGCAACACGTCTTCCGCATCGGGGTAG
- a CDS encoding Putative 2EXR domain-containing protein: protein MASVPNINQAASHPPPREQDHQQQLKKKWKGTWLRSLSVRIRTRKDALLAAAAAAAAVPAAGGAGGGQDLAAGSVERGTQTTTAATTTTAAAVARRRSHPLRQHSETRVQPGEPETLLAEQFGPSTAAMSAATSASHSPAISTTTAQTTTVPSSSSSSSSSTSLSVGVGVGASIGSFSSTSSAPCPTCGQRRHIDLHRPPTPVKPEDRFQFRSGVPYGPWTITHPPPVPLDFSQTVTSSEASTAPIDSTGSSNNNGSGVGNISGAPLTSFHPFSRLPPELRSKILRFYLERPRIVEIRCMNDLKKIHFAPNALGNLASNIAWSADNTLPALMWVNRECRAETRAFYRVQLPMHPTNKIAWPVLINPSFDTVIFTFPWSSEIPLDIFLSDCLAFDPLGVGIRHFGTRDRGGPETWDLTPVPGCAPLSKSLANLESYTEAIQLMDDRAAARFPVWMIHEGYLTSGIPAKNAFYQDVPRLLLSNDYEPPDATNQRAALEALRAQLAEYLPRDVAQRLVMQRMFYRKYFRHLRMKCTKTDLAGLGMVRQIPGGETEEFFLSNGREVVGPRKKRRCVLDVRPSSSWHLWDDE from the coding sequence ATGGCGTCCGTCCCGAACATCAACCAAGCCGCTTCCCATCCCCCGCCCAGGGAGCAAGACCACCAGCAACAGCTCAAGAAGAAGTGGAAAGGGACGTGGCTAAGAAGTCTTTCGGTTCGCATCCGCACACGCAAGGATGCCCTgctggcagcagcagcagcagcagcagcagtgccAGCAGccggaggagcaggaggaggacaagacCTAGCTGCAGGTAGCGTTGAGAGGGGCACCCAGACCACGactgcggcgacgacgacgacggcagcggcggtaGCTAGACGGCGCAGTCACCCACTCCGGCAGCATTCGGAAACGCGTGTGCAGCCAGGTGAGCCGGAAACTCTTCTCGCAGAACAATTCggcccctcgacggcggccatgtcggcggccacctcggcctcacaTTCGCCGGCGATATCAACAACGACGGCCCAGACCACAACCGttccatcgtcgtcttcgtcgtcgtcgtcatcgacctctctcagcgtcggcgtcggcgtcggcgcctCCATTGGCAGCTTTTCATCAACGTCTTCAGCGCCGTGTCCCACCTGcggccagcgccgccacATCGACCTCCACCGGCCGCCAACACCGGTGAAGCCCGAGGACCGCTTCCAGTTCCGGTCCGGCGTCCCGTACGGACCTTGGACTATCACTCACCCTCCACCCGTCCCCTTGGACTTTTCACAGACTGTTACTTCCTCGGAAGCGTCCACGGCTCCGATCGACAGcaccggcagcagcaacaacaacggcagcggcgtcggAAACATCTCCGGAGCCCCCCTGACGTCATTCCACCCCTTCTCCCGCCTGCCGCCCGAGCTCCGGTCCAAGATCCTCCGCTTCTACCTGGAACGGCCGCGCATCGTCGAGATCCGATGCATGAACGACCTGAAGAAGATCCACTTCGCGCCCAACGCGCTGGGCAACCTCGCGTCCAACATCGCCTGGAGCGCCGACAACACGCTGCCGGCCCTCATGTGGGTGAACCGCGAATGCCGGGCCGAGACGCGCGCCTTCTATCGCGTGCAGCTGCCGATGCACCCGACCAACAAGATCGCCTGGCCGGTGCTCATCAACCCGTCCTTCGACACCGTCATCTTCACCTTCCCCTGGAGCAGCGAGATCCCGCTCGACATCTTCCTGAGCGACTGCCTCGCCTTCGACCCGCTGGGCGTCGGCATCCGCCACTTCGGCACCCGCGACCGCGGCGGGCCCGAGACCTGGGACCTGACCCCCGTGCCGGGCTGCGCCCCTCTGTCCAAGAGCCTGGCGAACCTCGAGTCCTACACCGAGGCGATCCAGCTGATGGACGACCGCGCGGCAGCCCGGTTCCCCGTGTGGATGATCCACGAGGGCTACCTGACGAGCGGCATCCCGGCCAAGAACGCCTTCTACCAGGACGTGCCTCGTCTCCTGCTCAGCAACGACTACGAGCCGCCCGACGCGACGAACCAGCGcgcggccctcgaggccctgcgcgcccagctcgccgagtACTTGCCCCGCGACGTGGCGCAGAGGCTCGTCATGCAGCGCATGTTCTACCGCAAGTACTTCCGCCACCTGCGGATGAAGTGCACCAAGACGGACCTCGCGGGGCTGGGAATGGTGAGGCAGatccccggcggcgagacggagGAGTTCTTCCTGAGCAACGGAAGGGAGGTCGTCGGGccgcggaagaagaggcggTGCGTGCTGGACGTGAGGCCCAGTAGCAGCTGGCATCTTTGGGATGATGAATGA
- a CDS encoding Putative proton-dependent oligopeptide transporter family, PTR2 family proton/oligopeptide symporter: MSTGANLEVVEAARADYPAIEKGVDAGRKPGAYTGDMADGRDSHDTLGGPNGDVYPTEEELLTLRRTHGKVDWLIYSIGFVEMCERFAYYGTTAVFVNFIAYPLPPGSTTGAGGTHEQAGALGLGQRASTALTLFNSFWSYVMPLVGGYLADTYWGRYLTIQWAIVVATFGHILIIVAAVPSVISNPSGALAAFIIGLVFFGTGVGWFKANISPLIAEQYELTQPRATVQTIPGTGERVIVDPVMTISRVYMRYYFLINVGALVGQVSMVYAEKYVGFWLSYLLPTIMFFFCPVVMLACRKRYAKRPPTGSVLGKSIALIGYGLKQGGGLAEMRKDVFWERIKPSHVATKPAWMTFDDAWVDEVRRGVMACTVFLWFPVFWLAYGQMTNNLINQAATMRLDGIPNDIITNLNPFALLIFIPICDKVIYPAVERAGLRFTPIKKIALGFLCATLSMVVAAVIQHFIYQRAPCGYGASDTDCIRENGPPDMTVWIQTPCYILIALSEIFASITGLEYAFTKAPKNMRGLVTGVFWFVHAFSSAIAQAFVGLAADPLLVWLYTCIAIISCLGGVGFWLMFRKLDKEEDALNALPESTYKGRGDAEPESKAV; encoded by the exons ATGTCGACAGGTGCCAACCTCGAGGTCGTGGAGGCCGCGCGAGCGGACTACCCTGCCATCGAgaagggcgtcgacgccgggaGGAAGCCCGGGGCTTACACGGGCGACATGGCCGACGGTCGGGACTCCCACGACACGCTCGGCGGCCCCAACGGTGATGTGTACCCtaccgaggaggagctcctcACGCTGCGTCGCACGCACGGCAAGGTGGACTGGCTGATTTACAgcatcggcttcgtcgagatGTGCGAGCGTTTCGCGTACTACGGCACGACGGCGGTGT TCGTCAACTTCATCGCGTATCCCCTCCCGCCGGGCTCTACGACCGGCGCGGGCGGCACTCATGAGCAAGCCGGTGCCTTGGGTCTGGGACAGCGAGCTTCGACCGCCCTGACCCTATTCAACAGCTTCTGGTCCTACGTTATGCCTCTGGTCG GTGGTTACCTTGCCGACACGTACTGGGGCCGCTACCTCACGATCCAGTgggccatcgtcgtcgccacaTTCGGccacatcctcatcatcgtcgcggCCGTGCCCTCGGTCATCTCGAACCCGAgcggcgccctcgcggccttcatcatcggcctggtcttcttcggcaccggcgtcggCTGGTTCAAGGCCAACATCTCGCCCCTCATCGCCGAGCAGTACGAGCTCACGCAGCCGCGCGCGACGGTCCAGACGATCCCGGGGACGGGCGAGCGGGTCATCGTCGACCCAGTCATGACCATCTCGCGCGTCTACATGCGCTACTACTTCCTCATTaacgtcggcgccctcgtcggccaggtcTCCATGGTCTACGCCGAGAAGTACGTCGGCTTCTGGCTCTCGTACCTGCTGCCCACCATCatgttcttcttctgcccCGTCGTCATGCTCGCCTGCCGCAAGCGCTACGCCAAGAGGCCGCCCACCGGCTCCGTCCTCGGCAAGTCCATCGCCCTCATCGGTTATGGTCTCAAGCAGGGCGGCGGTCTCGCCGAGATGCGCAAGGACGTCTTTTGGGAGCGTATCAAGCCCTCGCACGTCGCCACCAAGCCTGCGTGGATGACGTTCGACGACGCAtgggtcgacgaggtccgccgcggcgtcaTGGCCTGCACCGTGTTCCTCTGGTTCCCCGTCTTCTGGCTCGCCTACGGCCAGATGACCAACAACCTCATCAACCAGGCGGCCACGATGCGCCTCGACGGCATCCCCAACGACATCATCACGAACCTGAACCCCTTCGCGCTGCTCATATTCATCCCCATCTGCGACAAGGTCATCTACCCGGCCGTCGAGCGCGCGGGGCTGCGCTTTACGCCCATCAAGAAGATCGCGCTTGGCTTCCTCTGTGCTACGCtgtcgatggtggtggccgccgtcatccaGCACTTCATCTACCAGCGGGCGCCGTGCGGCTACGGCGCCAGCGACACGGATTGCATCCGCGAGAACGGCCCGCCGGACATGACGGTCTGGATCCAGACGCCGTGCTACATTCTCATCGCACTGAGCGAGATCTTCGCCTCCATCACGGGGCTGGAGTATGCCTTCACCAAGGCGCCCAAGAACATGCGCGGCCTCGTTACGGGCGTCTTTTGGTTCGTCCACGCTTTCTCGAGCGCCATCGCCCAGGCCTTTGTCGGCTTGGCTGCCGACCCGTTGCTTGTGTGGCTGTACACCTGCATCGCCATCATTAGCTGCTTGGGGGGCGTCGGGTTCTGGCTCATGTTCCGCAAGCTCGACAAGGAAGAAGACGCTCTCAATGCGCTGCCGGAGAGTACCTacaagggaaggggagatgCTGAACCTGAGAGCAAGGCGGTCTAG